The following coding sequences are from one Oceanimonas doudoroffii window:
- a CDS encoding response regulator transcription factor: protein MEHAARILVIEDDRALNDQLAELLQGHGYQVSQCFDGEQGLLAALDPSVELILLDVLLPVRDGFSLLKLLRQSLHTPVIMLTACGAEEERIQGFSQGADDYLAKPFSFTELVLRIEALLRRARGRMTPSADLTQLTHDELWLDRRRQQAGFRQVSLDLTPIQFKLLWTLVQNRGEVLSKPFLYQQVLEREFSRYDRSLDMHLSRVRRKLDEAGMGGACLQTVHGTGYLFK from the coding sequence ATGGAACACGCCGCCCGCATTCTTGTGATTGAAGACGACCGCGCCCTTAACGATCAACTGGCCGAGCTGTTGCAGGGTCATGGCTATCAGGTCAGCCAGTGTTTTGATGGCGAGCAGGGACTACTGGCCGCCCTGGATCCGTCCGTTGAGCTGATCCTGCTCGACGTGCTGCTGCCGGTGAGGGACGGGTTTTCCCTGCTCAAGCTGCTGCGCCAGAGCCTGCACACTCCGGTGATCATGCTCACCGCCTGCGGCGCGGAAGAAGAACGTATTCAGGGCTTCAGCCAGGGTGCCGACGACTACCTGGCCAAGCCCTTCAGCTTTACCGAACTGGTGCTGCGCATTGAGGCCCTGCTGCGCCGCGCCCGCGGCCGCATGACTCCTTCGGCCGATCTGACGCAACTGACCCACGACGAGCTGTGGCTGGATCGTCGCCGGCAGCAGGCCGGATTTCGCCAGGTCTCGCTGGATCTGACTCCCATACAGTTCAAACTGCTCTGGACCCTGGTGCAAAACCGGGGGGAGGTGCTGAGCAAACCGTTTCTGTATCAGCAGGTGTTGGAGCGGGAATTCAGCCGCTATGACCGCAGCCTGGACATGCACCTGAGTCGAGTACGGCGCAAGCTGGACGAGGCCGGCATGGGTGGCGCCTGCCTGCAAACGGTGCACGGCACCGGATATCTGTTTAAATGA
- a CDS encoding sensor histidine kinase — translation MNRRLLWKLCATIAVGTVALFSLLNYLMEHTETSMSHIDRKHRQTLLDYGAEAERLYNAGDEAALARWLAELQRREQTWAAVLHSHLEPVANSVINQRFQDGFRLGRSVDWMIHLYFTENPIMEVTFASGHTHFLIQLPQRMRPGGYQPHTRVLLQLALPLLLLVLLSLVLYRHLMQPLRQLEKATRRFSEGEHRVRVRASLGKRNDELARLAETFDHMAARTEGLIQSQRHLIADLSHELRTPLTRIEMAVDRAEQTADVTTVLTRIRRDGALMRQLAEDTLTLAWLENERPRLNGDDFDLTDLLDSLLDDARFEFPHHRIRASLPDDAPLANSSQRALGQAIENVLRNALDHTPPGREVAITLTNLDSGYCLTIDDQGPGVPDEHLDRIFQPFFRLDAARRSETSSFGLGLALARRQLEAAGGRITASNRLEGGLRMCILLPQQGPE, via the coding sequence ATGAACCGCCGGCTATTGTGGAAACTGTGCGCCACCATCGCCGTGGGCACGGTGGCGCTGTTCTCGCTGCTCAACTATCTGATGGAACACACCGAGACCAGCATGAGCCACATCGATCGGAAGCACCGCCAGACCTTGCTGGACTACGGCGCCGAGGCAGAGCGACTGTACAATGCCGGCGACGAAGCGGCCCTGGCGCGCTGGCTGGCGGAACTGCAACGCCGGGAGCAAACCTGGGCGGCGGTGCTCCATTCCCACCTGGAGCCGGTAGCCAACAGCGTGATCAACCAGCGCTTTCAGGACGGTTTTCGCCTGGGCCGCAGCGTGGACTGGATGATCCATCTCTACTTTACCGAAAACCCCATCATGGAAGTCACCTTTGCCAGTGGTCATACCCATTTCCTGATCCAGCTGCCTCAACGCATGCGCCCGGGAGGGTATCAGCCCCACACTCGCGTGCTGCTGCAACTGGCGCTGCCGCTGCTGCTGCTGGTGCTGCTGAGCCTGGTGCTTTATCGCCATCTGATGCAGCCCCTGCGCCAGCTGGAAAAGGCCACCCGCCGCTTCAGCGAAGGCGAGCACAGGGTGCGAGTGCGGGCTTCGCTGGGCAAACGCAATGACGAGCTGGCGCGGCTGGCCGAGACCTTTGATCATATGGCCGCACGTACCGAGGGGCTGATCCAGTCCCAACGCCACCTGATTGCCGATCTGTCCCACGAGTTGCGCACGCCCCTCACCCGCATTGAAATGGCGGTAGACCGCGCCGAGCAGACCGCCGACGTCACCACGGTGCTGACCCGGATTCGCCGCGACGGCGCCCTGATGCGGCAGTTGGCGGAAGACACCCTGACCCTGGCCTGGCTTGAAAACGAGCGACCCAGGCTGAACGGCGACGACTTTGACCTGACCGACCTGCTCGACAGCCTGCTGGACGATGCCCGTTTTGAGTTTCCACACCATCGCATTCGAGCGAGCCTGCCCGATGACGCTCCCCTGGCCAACAGCAGCCAACGTGCCCTGGGCCAGGCCATTGAAAACGTGCTGCGCAACGCCCTTGACCACACCCCGCCGGGTCGCGAGGTGGCCATCACCCTGACCAACCTGGACTCGGGCTATTGCCTGACCATTGACGACCAGGGGCCGGGCGTACCTGACGAGCACCTCGATCGTATTTTTCAGCCTTTCTTTCGCCTGGACGCCGCCCGCCGCAGCGAAACCAGCAGCTTTGGCCTGGGGCTGGCGCTGGCCCGGCGGCAGCTGGAGGCGGCCGGCGGCCGAATCACCGCGAGCAACCGCCTTGAGGGCGGCCTGCGAATGTGCATTCTGCTGCCGCAGCAGGGACCCGAATAA
- a CDS encoding TonB-dependent receptor domain-containing protein — MRSSHPIPGRPSLLALAIASIISAPLAAEEITQLDSVVVTDSRLDHNVSVVEAKELERRQANDLEDVFRQQPEVTVGGSVGFAQKLYTRGIEDTKQNVSIDGAVQGGQAFHHNGRISIEPELLKRVEVEAGAGKATSGAGALGGALRFETKDPIDLLREGQDFGALVKAGYFSNGDGYKTSTTLYGRMTDDWSAMASFIHKDHDVLENGNGDDIAGSNSRQQVGFAKVVGHLTDTQTLRLSYERRTEEGTPAMRPQWVQRAPRNDFRPMELERQTITLNHEWNPADELVDIETTLYHTQSDLKVEEGTGHFFGDTQSTGLDLRNTSRFARNELTYGVDYRRDTSSSGPDDNKTENEDKGDVLGLYVQDEFKITNALTLSAGLRYDRYEVTDDAQQEFKDDGFSPNVGLNYEVIEDLDLFAGYAEAFRGVQVRESFRLHPSWGADNDPNLKPEKASNTEVGFDYHPGPFYFTGKVYRSRIKDVIDDVAKTYTNAGVLESEGYLLSAGTQWNRLHAGLSFHHNDAHLGDLDLNGYDHNSLGNSIGDTWVASLDYAVNDAITIGWSGQFVEGLDDLKTSAGNVSKPGYAVHDVYVEWLPLGQDTLTLNLTVQNLFDKQYRDHASVADFTSFGWMVVGPYEAGRDIRVSASYKF, encoded by the coding sequence GTGCGTAGCAGCCACCCCATACCCGGCCGGCCCAGCCTGCTGGCTCTTGCCATTGCGAGCATTATTTCCGCTCCCCTGGCCGCTGAAGAAATAACCCAGCTCGACTCCGTGGTCGTAACCGACTCCCGCCTTGATCACAACGTCAGCGTGGTGGAGGCAAAGGAACTGGAGCGTCGTCAGGCCAATGATCTGGAAGACGTGTTTCGCCAGCAACCCGAGGTGACCGTGGGTGGCTCGGTCGGCTTTGCGCAGAAGCTGTATACCCGTGGCATTGAAGACACCAAGCAAAACGTCAGCATCGACGGTGCGGTGCAGGGTGGTCAGGCATTCCACCATAACGGCCGTATCTCCATCGAGCCCGAGCTGCTCAAGCGGGTGGAGGTGGAAGCCGGTGCCGGCAAGGCCACCTCCGGCGCCGGCGCCCTGGGCGGTGCATTGCGCTTTGAGACCAAGGATCCCATCGATCTGCTGCGCGAGGGTCAGGACTTTGGTGCCCTGGTCAAGGCCGGCTACTTCAGCAATGGCGACGGCTACAAGACATCCACCACCCTCTATGGCCGAATGACCGATGACTGGAGCGCCATGGCGTCCTTTATTCACAAGGATCACGACGTTCTGGAGAACGGTAACGGCGACGACATTGCCGGCTCCAATAGCCGTCAGCAGGTGGGCTTTGCCAAGGTCGTGGGCCACCTCACCGACACCCAGACCCTGCGCCTGAGTTATGAGCGCCGCACCGAGGAGGGCACGCCGGCAATGCGCCCGCAATGGGTTCAGCGCGCACCCAGAAACGACTTCCGCCCCATGGAACTGGAAAGACAGACCATTACCCTGAACCATGAGTGGAACCCCGCCGATGAACTGGTGGATATTGAAACCACCCTTTACCACACCCAGTCCGATCTGAAGGTGGAGGAAGGCACCGGTCACTTCTTCGGGGATACCCAAAGTACCGGCCTGGATCTGCGTAATACCAGCCGCTTCGCCCGCAACGAGCTGACCTACGGCGTCGACTATCGCCGGGATACGTCCAGTTCCGGCCCTGATGACAACAAAACGGAGAACGAAGATAAAGGCGATGTGCTGGGCCTCTATGTGCAGGACGAGTTCAAGATTACCAATGCCCTCACCCTGAGCGCCGGCCTGCGCTATGACCGCTATGAAGTCACCGATGATGCCCAGCAGGAATTCAAGGATGACGGCTTCAGCCCCAACGTGGGCCTGAACTACGAGGTGATTGAGGATCTGGATCTGTTTGCCGGCTATGCCGAGGCATTCCGTGGCGTGCAGGTGCGAGAGAGCTTTCGGCTGCACCCCAGCTGGGGCGCAGACAACGATCCCAACCTGAAACCGGAGAAGGCCAGCAATACCGAAGTGGGCTTTGATTACCACCCCGGCCCCTTCTACTTTACCGGCAAGGTATATCGCTCACGTATCAAGGACGTGATCGATGATGTCGCCAAAACCTATACCAACGCAGGCGTGCTTGAATCCGAAGGCTATTTGCTGAGCGCAGGTACTCAATGGAACAGGCTGCATGCCGGCCTGAGCTTCCATCACAACGACGCCCATCTGGGTGACCTTGACCTCAATGGTTATGATCACAATAGCCTGGGCAACTCCATTGGCGATACCTGGGTGGCCAGCCTGGATTACGCCGTTAACGACGCCATCACCATTGGGTGGAGCGGCCAGTTTGTAGAGGGCCTTGACGATCTGAAAACCAGCGCGGGCAACGTTAGCAAACCCGGCTATGCGGTGCATGACGTCTATGTCGAATGGCTGCCGCTGGGCCAGGACACCCTGACCCTGAACCTGACCGTGCAGAACCTGTTCGACAAGCAATACCGGGATCACGCCAGTGTGGCTGACTTCACCTCTTTTGGTTGGATGGTCGTCGGCCCTTATGAGGCCGGACGTGATATTCGCGTCAGTGCCAGCTACAAGTTCTGA
- a CDS encoding ABC transporter substrate-binding protein, with amino-acid sequence MITLLIQNNTFLRRTVGALLFLLFALPASAETVTDMAGREVELPEQVTGIILGEGRFLPALAILEGQRLTDRLAGIMPDFELADPAGYRQYAEAFPKLKTVPRLGRSTADSFSIEQALGLGANLAVFGIEGHGPSARDESLVGRLERAGVTVLFIDFRQDPLSHTLQSMTLLGRALDRDAEANAFIDFYRQELDRVQAGLNTLNPEDVPSVFLHSRVGLQDACCETMTNGMLGRFLTLLNADNIATERVPGVSGIYNLEYLLLEQPDIYIATAVGSTDTLESHPGIIALGAGVAPAQAEASLRHALSHAGLAQLQAVQQHRAFAIWHHFYNSPLNVVAVQAFARWLYPDTFAELDPQHTLTTLYQRFQPVPLNGTYWIGG; translated from the coding sequence ATGATTACACTTCTTATTCAAAATAACACTTTCCTGCGCCGCACCGTCGGCGCCTTATTGTTTCTGCTGTTCGCCCTACCGGCCTCGGCCGAGACCGTGACCGATATGGCCGGGCGCGAGGTCGAGCTACCCGAGCAAGTGACCGGCATCATTTTGGGGGAAGGCCGCTTTCTGCCGGCCCTGGCCATTCTCGAAGGGCAACGGCTTACCGACAGACTGGCGGGTATCATGCCCGACTTTGAACTGGCGGATCCGGCCGGTTATCGCCAGTATGCCGAGGCCTTTCCCAAGCTGAAAACCGTGCCCCGCCTTGGGCGCAGTACCGCTGACAGTTTCAGCATTGAACAAGCCCTGGGCCTGGGTGCCAACCTGGCGGTGTTCGGCATCGAAGGCCACGGCCCTTCTGCCCGAGACGAATCGCTGGTCGGCCGGCTGGAACGGGCCGGTGTGACCGTGTTGTTTATCGACTTTCGCCAGGATCCCCTGAGCCACACCCTGCAAAGCATGACGCTGCTGGGCCGAGCCCTCGACCGTGACGCCGAAGCCAACGCCTTTATCGACTTTTACCGGCAGGAACTGGATCGCGTGCAGGCCGGACTGAACACCCTGAACCCCGAGGATGTGCCCAGCGTATTTCTGCACAGCCGGGTGGGCCTGCAGGACGCCTGCTGCGAAACCATGACCAACGGCATGCTGGGCCGCTTTCTGACCCTGCTGAACGCCGACAACATCGCCACCGAGCGGGTGCCCGGAGTATCCGGCATCTACAACCTGGAATACCTGCTGCTGGAGCAGCCGGATATCTACATTGCCACCGCCGTGGGATCGACCGATACCCTTGAAAGCCACCCGGGCATTATCGCCCTGGGGGCCGGCGTGGCGCCGGCGCAGGCCGAGGCCAGCCTGCGCCATGCCCTGAGCCATGCCGGGCTGGCCCAGTTGCAGGCGGTGCAGCAACACCGCGCCTTTGCCATCTGGCATCACTTTTACAATTCGCCCCTCAATGTGGTGGCGGTGCAGGCCTTTGCCCGCTGGCTTTATCCGGATACCTTTGCCGAGCTGGATCCGCAACACACCCTGACCACGTTGTATCAGCGTTTTCAGCCGGTGCCCCTGAACGGCACCTACTGGATCGGAGGCTGA
- a CDS encoding FecCD family ABC transporter permease, with product MNDTVLDAGKATAASGLAQAYRRFIWRRLTLLLGLAVALAMSFVWDIATGPAPLGPMAVLNGLLHPDSLDAGTRVIIHEVRLPYALMALVVGASLGLAGAEMQTALNNPLASPYTLGVGAAATLGAAVAIVFKLSLPGLGAALTLPLMAFVFAAGAALLILLLSRRFGAGVHTVVLFGIALLFGFNALVGLLQFVADFDALQQIVFWTMGSLARAELQQVAVVALVLTFCLPFSLRQAWAMTTLRSGEEQARSLGIRVERLRLLVLLRVSLLTATAMAFVGEIGFIGLVGPHIARLLLGEDHRLLLPGSALAGALLLSLASIASKTLVPGILLPVGMVTALVGIPLFIALIIGRGREQ from the coding sequence ATGAACGACACCGTACTGGACGCCGGCAAGGCAACCGCCGCATCGGGACTGGCCCAGGCCTACCGCCGCTTTATCTGGCGCCGGCTGACCCTGCTGCTGGGGCTGGCCGTGGCACTGGCGATGTCGTTTGTCTGGGACATCGCCACCGGTCCGGCGCCCCTGGGGCCCATGGCGGTACTGAACGGCCTGCTGCACCCCGACAGCCTGGACGCCGGCACCCGGGTCATTATTCACGAGGTGCGCCTGCCCTACGCCCTGATGGCGCTGGTGGTGGGGGCCAGCCTGGGGCTGGCCGGCGCCGAGATGCAGACCGCACTGAACAACCCCCTGGCCAGCCCTTACACCCTGGGAGTAGGCGCCGCCGCCACCCTGGGTGCCGCCGTGGCCATCGTGTTCAAGCTCAGCCTGCCCGGACTGGGCGCGGCCCTGACCCTGCCGCTGATGGCCTTTGTGTTTGCCGCCGGCGCCGCCCTGCTGATTTTGCTGCTGTCGCGCCGCTTTGGTGCCGGCGTGCATACCGTGGTGCTGTTTGGCATTGCGCTGCTGTTTGGCTTTAACGCCCTGGTGGGGCTGCTGCAGTTTGTGGCCGACTTTGATGCCCTGCAGCAAATCGTGTTCTGGACCATGGGCAGCCTGGCCCGGGCCGAGCTGCAGCAGGTGGCCGTGGTGGCCCTGGTGCTGACCTTTTGCCTGCCGTTTTCCCTGCGTCAGGCCTGGGCCATGACCACGCTGCGCAGCGGCGAGGAGCAGGCCCGCAGCCTGGGCATTCGCGTGGAGCGGCTGCGGTTGCTGGTGCTGCTGCGGGTCAGCCTGCTCACCGCCACCGCCATGGCCTTTGTCGGCGAAATCGGCTTTATCGGCCTGGTCGGCCCCCATATCGCCCGCCTGCTGCTGGGAGAAGATCATCGCCTGCTGCTGCCCGGCAGCGCCCTGGCCGGCGCCCTGCTGCTGTCATTGGCCTCCATTGCCAGCAAGACCCTGGTGCCGGGCATTCTGCTGCCGGTGGGCATGGTGACCGCCCTGGTGGGTATTCCGTTGTTTATCGCCCTTATCATTGGCCGCGGACGGGAGCAATAA
- a CDS encoding ABC transporter ATP-binding protein, with protein sequence MTLHIENLRVGYARRPVLNGLSPRPVAPGTLVGVIGRNGAGKSTLLKTIAGLLPSDGRVLFNGAPLDFRRRARTLGYLPQSLPQASSLLAYETVFSACRAVHGGLDKAQLEQNMERVFDRLGIRELALRRLDQLSGGQRQMIGLAQVLVRQPEMLLLDEPTSALDLHWQLNVLQCVQQFSRERGTLSLVAIHDINLALRFCDQLWVLGDGRLLAEGPAREVLTPAVLRAAYGVEGRVETCSRGLPIVLCDQALPHSTHQGEHHG encoded by the coding sequence ATGACACTGCACATTGAGAACCTCAGGGTCGGCTACGCCCGCCGCCCGGTGCTGAACGGCCTGAGTCCACGGCCGGTCGCCCCGGGCACCCTGGTGGGGGTGATCGGCCGTAATGGCGCCGGCAAGTCAACCCTGCTGAAGACCATTGCCGGACTGCTGCCGAGCGATGGCCGAGTGCTGTTCAACGGGGCGCCGCTGGACTTCCGCCGCCGTGCCCGCACGCTGGGCTATCTGCCCCAGAGCCTGCCTCAAGCCAGCTCGTTGCTCGCCTACGAGACCGTGTTCAGCGCCTGCCGGGCGGTGCACGGTGGTCTGGACAAGGCGCAGCTGGAGCAGAACATGGAGCGAGTATTTGACCGGCTGGGGATTCGCGAGCTGGCCCTGCGCCGGCTGGATCAACTCTCCGGCGGCCAGCGCCAGATGATTGGCCTGGCCCAGGTGCTGGTTCGCCAACCCGAGATGCTGCTGCTGGACGAGCCCACCAGCGCCCTGGATCTGCACTGGCAGCTGAACGTGCTGCAATGCGTGCAGCAGTTCAGCCGCGAGCGGGGCACGCTGTCGCTGGTGGCCATTCACGACATCAACCTGGCGCTGCGTTTTTGCGACCAGCTCTGGGTACTGGGCGACGGCCGGCTGCTGGCGGAGGGGCCGGCCCGGGAAGTGCTGACCCCGGCGGTGCTGCGCGCCGCCTACGGCGTGGAAGGCCGAGTGGAAACCTGCTCCCGCGGCCTGCCCATCGTGCTGTGCGACCAGGCGCTACCTCATTCAACTCATCAAGGAGAACACCATGGCTGA
- a CDS encoding DUF2218 domain-containing protein → MADCSAVIDTPNGLGYLKKLCIHFAQKVEAEWQGQQGHVQFAMGRCELNATDTQLAVCCTADNEADLAAVAETVRSHFDRFAVRDGLTLTWL, encoded by the coding sequence ATGGCTGATTGTTCAGCAGTTATCGACACCCCCAACGGGCTGGGTTACCTCAAGAAACTCTGCATTCACTTCGCACAAAAGGTGGAGGCCGAGTGGCAGGGGCAGCAGGGTCATGTGCAGTTTGCCATGGGCCGCTGCGAGCTGAACGCCACCGACACCCAACTGGCGGTGTGCTGCACGGCGGACAATGAGGCCGATCTGGCAGCCGTGGCCGAGACGGTCAGGTCCCACTTCGATCGTTTTGCGGTGCGGGATGGGCTGACGCTGACCTGGCTGTAA
- the phaR gene encoding polyhydroxyalkanoate synthesis repressor PhaR: protein MSKSQDSLRTIKKYPNRRLYDSHTSSHVTLADIRRLVQEEEPFQVVDAKTGEDITRSILLQIIQEAESGGDPIFSSDMLKNIIRFYGPFQGVLGSYLDESIQSMIEVQTQAGMQSTKAWTDFMQGQVPMMQEMMRQYVEQSRQLYLNTQNMFGLFGGLGGGPEQNDKDKKDGEE, encoded by the coding sequence ATGTCAAAATCCCAGGACAGTCTTCGCACCATCAAAAAATACCCCAACCGCCGCCTGTACGACAGCCACACCAGCAGTCACGTGACCCTGGCTGACATTCGCCGGCTGGTGCAGGAAGAAGAGCCCTTTCAGGTGGTGGACGCCAAAACCGGCGAGGACATTACCCGCAGCATTCTGCTGCAGATCATTCAGGAAGCGGAAAGCGGTGGCGACCCCATTTTCTCCAGTGACATGCTGAAAAACATCATTCGCTTTTACGGCCCCTTTCAGGGGGTGCTGGGCAGCTATCTGGATGAAAGCATTCAGTCGATGATAGAGGTACAGACCCAGGCCGGCATGCAGTCCACCAAGGCATGGACCGATTTCATGCAGGGTCAGGTACCCATGATGCAGGAAATGATGCGCCAGTATGTGGAACAGTCCCGCCAGCTCTACCTCAACACCCAGAACATGTTTGGCCTGTTCGGTGGCCTCGGTGGCGGCCCGGAGCAAAACGACAAGGACAAAAAAGACGGCGAGGAGTAA
- a CDS encoding FKBP-type peptidyl-prolyl cis-trans isomerase yields MQIANDTVVQFNYTLKDEQGEVMDTNEGKAPLAYLHGHNNMLEGLEKALDGKSEGDSFSVTLAPADAYGERDESLIQRISVRHLQGAKRWEPGMVAMVHTENGPRQVVVVKVGRFMADVDLNHLLAGRTLTFDLDVVSVRAATEEELEHGHAHGEGGHQH; encoded by the coding sequence ATGCAAATCGCAAACGATACCGTGGTGCAGTTCAACTACACCCTGAAAGACGAGCAGGGCGAGGTGATGGACACCAACGAAGGCAAGGCCCCCCTGGCCTACCTGCACGGTCACAACAACATGCTGGAAGGGCTGGAAAAGGCGCTGGACGGCAAGAGCGAAGGCGACAGCTTCAGCGTGACCCTGGCGCCGGCCGATGCCTATGGTGAGCGGGACGAAAGCCTGATCCAGCGTATTTCCGTGCGCCATCTGCAGGGTGCCAAGCGCTGGGAGCCGGGCATGGTGGCCATGGTGCATACCGAGAATGGCCCGCGCCAGGTGGTGGTGGTCAAGGTGGGTCGTTTTATGGCCGACGTGGATCTCAACCACCTGCTGGCCGGCCGCACCCTGACTTTTGATCTGGACGTGGTATCGGTACGTGCCGCCACCGAGGAAGAGCTGGAGCACGGCCACGCCCACGGCGAAGGCGGTCATCAGCACTGA
- the phaP gene encoding TIGR01841 family phasin (Members of this family are phasins (small proteins associated with inclusions such as PHA granules). Note that several different families of phasins have been named PhaP despite very little sequence similarity to each other.) encodes MSWFDIAKLQKAQQDNLALVQGLGTSLLAGAEKLGQLQLKALTELSTAQFDYAGKLLAVRDAKSLAELNHTVFGPSALLERQLDFNREVFSLLADAQQQLGNYGEQQWAAGSKQVDEWVEQFAAHAPAGSESAVSAIKQAVSQANEAREGAQKAAKDAAEIADKVIKQAAEQSEKAARQVAEATEKGISAVTAAAANNGSTAKNSRAAAAKAN; translated from the coding sequence ATGTCATGGTTTGATATTGCCAAACTGCAGAAAGCACAACAGGACAACCTGGCCCTGGTCCAGGGCCTCGGTACCAGCCTGCTGGCCGGTGCGGAAAAGCTGGGTCAGCTGCAGCTGAAGGCGCTGACCGAGCTCAGCACCGCCCAGTTCGACTACGCCGGCAAGCTGCTGGCCGTGCGCGATGCCAAGAGCCTGGCCGAGCTGAACCACACCGTATTCGGTCCCAGCGCCCTGCTGGAGCGCCAGCTGGACTTCAACCGCGAAGTCTTCTCCCTGCTGGCCGACGCCCAGCAGCAGCTCGGTAACTACGGCGAGCAGCAGTGGGCCGCCGGCAGCAAGCAGGTTGACGAGTGGGTTGAGCAGTTCGCCGCCCACGCCCCGGCCGGCTCCGAATCTGCCGTGAGCGCCATCAAGCAGGCGGTGAGCCAGGCCAATGAGGCCCGTGAAGGCGCCCAGAAGGCCGCCAAAGACGCCGCCGAGATCGCCGACAAGGTGATCAAGCAGGCCGCCGAGCAGTCCGAAAAGGCCGCCCGTCAGGTAGCCGAAGCTACCGAAAAGGGCATCAGCGCCGTGACCGCCGCTGCCGCCAACAACGGCTCCACCGCTAAAAACAGCCGTGCTGCCGCTGCCAAGGCAAACTGA